TGTTCAGTGAATCCCTATGTATTCACTGAACAGGAGATGCAGGGCATTATTGAGGAAAAACGGGCAAGCTGCACTTCTGAAGATACACAGACCCGCCTTGAAAAAAGAACGGAGCGCATGACGGTTCAGGAACGACGAAGGAGCGCCGAGTCCAGTTCCTCCGGGGAAGGTTCTCCAATGAGCAGGGAGGATTCGGGGGTGTGACGCCTTCTGTTGGCATCCACCATTTTTTTGCTCCGGTTCGCATAGCAGTAGACGCATCCCGCGGGACACGTGTCGTACACGCCGATGTCAGCGCTTTCGGCACATTCGCAGAGGGGGCGCTGGTTCCGGTCTTTCCCGATCTTCAGAGAGCGTCCCGCGAGCCGTTCGACCAGCTCTTTATCGATGCAGGCTCCATGCCGGACGCCCACGTTCTCGAAGTCCCCTTCTTCGCAGCACGTGAGAAGATCGATGCCCCGCTTTTCGGCGATGGCCGAGAATTCTCGGGCCAGTGTCCGCATTGTCCCCGGGGATGTTTCGCTCAATCCCTTTCCCCTGAGCTTCCCGTAGATATCCACGAAGCTGAGGACGCACCGTTCCGTACTGTCTTCCAGGAAGGCGCTCATTCGGTCGAAATCCTCCAGATGGCGCTCCGCCGGATATTCCTTCGAAATCAGAACCGGATCGTACCGCCAGATTGTCCGATGGGAGCCGAGCCGTCCGCCGAGAGTCCGGAAGGCGGCGAGGATGTCTTCCTTTTGGGCGAGCCCTGGCTCTATGGAAGGTCCGTAGGGGGTGACGGTCCATTGAAAATAGTAAGGGTATCCGGCCCTGTCCAGCGTGTCCAGGAGGCCAAACATGGGTCGGGCATCCTTGGTCCAGAAGACGAAGCAATCCACGTCCCGGACTGCAAGGGAGACGTACCTGACTTGAGCCGGGTTCCGGGGATTTCGGACGAGAACGAAGCCTTCCTT
This genomic stretch from Aminivibrio sp. harbors:
- a CDS encoding DUF1848 domain-containing protein yields the protein MIISASRRTDIPAFYAPWLERRLKEGFVLVRNPRNPAQVRYVSLAVRDVDCFVFWTKDARPMFGLLDTLDRAGYPYYFQWTVTPYGPSIEPGLAQKEDILAAFRTLGGRLGSHRTIWRYDPVLISKEYPAERHLEDFDRMSAFLEDSTERCVLSFVDIYGKLRGKGLSETSPGTMRTLAREFSAIAEKRGIDLLTCCEEGDFENVGVRHGACIDKELVERLAGRSLKIGKDRNQRPLCECAESADIGVYDTCPAGCVYCYANRSKKMVDANRRRHTPESSLLIGEPSPEELDSALLRRS